The following are encoded in a window of Ranitomeya variabilis isolate aRanVar5 chromosome 6, aRanVar5.hap1, whole genome shotgun sequence genomic DNA:
- the MIOS gene encoding GATOR2 complex protein MIOS, giving the protein MSGSKPDILWAPHHVDRFVVCDSELILYHIESRANSNSELKAGSLRLSEETTATLLAINSDTPYMKCVAWYPKYDPECLLAVGQANGRVVLTSLGQDHKSKCRHLIGKEFVPRHARQCNTLAWNPLDSNWLAAGLDKHRADFCIMIWDISSKYTPDATVPIEKVRLSTSDESSLVVTKPLYELGQNDACLSLSWLPRDQKLLLAGMHRNLTIFDLRNNSQKMFVNTKAVQGVTVDPHFHDRVASFFEGQVAIWDLRKFEKPVLTLTEQPKPLSKVAWCPTRTGLLATLTRDSNIIRLYDMQHTPTPIGEETEPTIIERSVQPCDNYIASFAWHPTSQNRMVVVTPNRTMSDFTVFERISLAWSPTTSLMWACSRQLYECTEEGKDRSLERDIATKMRLRALSRYGLDTEQVWRNHLLAGNEDPQLKSLWYTLHFMKQYAEDIDQKATSNKGSLVYAGIKTIVKSSLGTAENVRCSWSGSDQQADAVHFFSEERSLALQLCGWRKKGSDTDIGPLLTSLEQEGEWERAAAIALFNLDIRRAIQILNKGASTGKGDLNLNVVAMALSGYTDEKNSLWREMCSSLRNQLSNPYLAVMFAFLTSDPGCYDTVLFDCAMAVRDRVAFACLFLNDAQLIKYIDKLTQDMKDVGNLEGIVLTGLSKDGVDLIESYVDRTGDVQTASYCMLQGSPSDVLRDERVQYWIENYRNLLDAWRFWHKRAEFDIHRSKLDPSSKPLAQVFVSCNFCGKSISYSCSSVPHQGRGFSQYGVSGSPTKSKFTSCPGCRKPLPRCALCLINMGNPVSSCPGASKSDEKVDLSKEKKVAQFNNWFTWCHNCRHGGHAGHMMSWFKDHTECPVSACSCKCMQLDTTGNLVPAETAQP; this is encoded by the exons ATGAGCGGGTCCAAGCCGGACATCCTCTGGGCCCCTCACCACGTGGACAGGTTTGTGGTGTGCGACTCGGAGCTCATCCTCTATCACATCGAGTCCAGGGCTAACTCCAATTCTGAGCTGAAGGCCGGATCGTTACGACTCTCAGAGGAGACCACCGCCACACTCCTGGCCATAAACTCCGACACCCCCTATATGAAATGTGTGGCTTGGTATCCAAAATACGACCCCGAATGCCTCTTGGCCGTTGGCCAGGCTAACGGCAGGGTGGTCCTCACCAGTCTGGGCCAGGACCACAAATCTAAATGCCGACATCTGATCGGGAAGGAGTTTGTCCCTAGACACGCCAGACAGTGCAACACCCTGGCCTGGAATCCCCTGGACAGTAATTGGCTGGCGGCCGGCTTGGACAAGCACAGGGCCGACTTTTGCATAATGATCTGGGATATCAGCAGCAAGTACACCCCCGACGCCACCGTCCCCATAGAGAAGGTTCGCCTTTCCACCAGTGACGAGTCGAGCTTGGTGGTGACGAAGCCCCTGTATGAACTGGGCCAGAATGacgcctgtctgtccctctcctggCTTCCCAGGGACCAGAAGTTGCTCCTGGCTGGTATGCACCGTAACCTCACCATATTCGACCTGCGAAACAACAGCCAGAAGATGTTCGTAAACACCAAAGCGGTGCAAGGGGTGACCGTTGACCCGCACTTCCACGACAGGGTGGCCTCTTTTTTCGAAGGACAGGTGGCCATCTGGGACCTTAGGAAATTTGAAAAGCCGGTCCTGACTCTTACCGAGCAGCCGAAACCACTGAGCAAAGTAGCCTGGTGCCCGACGAGGACGGGGTTACTCGCCACCTTAACCCGGGACAGTAATATTATCAGACTGTACGATATGCAGCACACCCCTACGCCCATCGGGGAGGAAACGGAGCCCACTATCATCGAGAGGAGCGTCCAGCCGTGCGATAACTACATCGCCTCTTTCGCATGGCATCCCACAAGCCAGAATCGGATGGTGGTGGTGACCCCCAACAGGACCATGTCTGATTTCACAGTGTTCGAGCGCATTTCTCTGGCCTGGAGCCCGACCACGTCGCTGATGTGGGCCTGCAGCCGGCAGCTCTACGAATGTACGGAGGAAGGGAAGGACCGCTCTCTAGAACGGGACATCGCCACCAAGATGAGGCTCAGGGCGTTATCACGCTACGGTCTGGACACGGAGCAGGTCTGGAGGAACCATCTGCTGGCCGGGAATGAAGACCCTCAGCTCAAATCTCTCTGGTACACTTTGCACT ttaTGAAGCAGTACGCCGAGGATATAGACCAGAAAGCTACAAGCAACAAGGGATCGCTGGTTTATGCCGGGATCAAAACGATCGTGAAGTCGTCGCTGG GAACGGCGGAGAACGTCCGGTGCAGCTGGAGCGGCTCTGACCAGCAGGCGGACGCGGTCCACTTCTTCAGCGAGGAGCGCAGTTTGGCACTGCAGCTTTGCGGCTGGAGAAAGAAGGGATCAGACACCGACATCGGACCGCTCCTGACCTCGTTGGAACAGGAAGGAGAGTGGGAGCGAGCAGCGGCCATCGCGTTGTTTAACCTGGATATCCGTCGCGCCATCCAGATCCTGAATAAGGGGGCGTCCACCGGGAAAG GAGATCTGAATCTGAATGTCGTGGCGATGGCGCTGTCCGGATATACAGACGAGAAGAATTCTCTCTGGAGAGAGATGTGCAGCTCCCTCCGAAACCAGCTGAGTAACCCTTACCTTGCCGTCATGTTCGCCTTCCTCACCAGCGACCCCGGCTGCTACGACACCGTTCTG TTTGATTGCGCTATGGCGGTGAGGGATCGGGTGGCCTTTGCCTGCTTGTTCCTAAATGATGCTCAG TTAATTAAATACATCGACAAGCTGACCCAGGACATGAAGGACGTGGGGAACCTCGAGGGCATCGTCCTGACCGGACTGTCGAAGGACGGGGTGGACCTGATTGAGAGTTACGTGGATAGAACGGGTGACGTACAGACTGCGAGTTACTGCATGCTGCAG GGATCCCCATCAGATGTGCTGAGGGACGAGCGAGTCCAGTACTGGATAGAAAACTATAGGAACTTGCTGGACGCTTGGAGGTTTTGGCATAAAAGAGCGGAGTTCGATATCCACCGCAGTAAACTGGACCCCAGCTCCAAGCCTCTGGCGCAG gtgttTGTGAGCTGTAATTTCTGCGGGAAATCCATCTCGTATAGCTGCTCCTCCGTACCGCACCAGGGCCGAGGATTCAGCCAGTATGGAGTCAGCGGGTCACCGACCAAGTCAAAGTTCACCAGCTGCCCCGGCTGCCGGAAGCCCCTTCCACGCTGCGCCCTCTGCCTCATCAACATGGGAAATCCCGTCTCCAGTTGTCCAG GGGCATCAAAGTCTGATGAGAAGGTCGACCTCAGCAAGGAGAAGAAGGTGGCCCAGTTCAACAATTGGTTCACATGGTGTCACAACTGTCGACACGGTGGTCACGCCGGACACATGATGAGCTGGTTCAA AGATCACACAGAGTGCCCGGTGTCCGCCTGCTCCTGTAAGTGCATGCAGCTGGATACGACAGGCAACCTGGTTCCTGCAGAGACTGCCCAGCCGTAA